A genome region from Fervidobacterium changbaicum includes the following:
- a CDS encoding ABC transporter ATP-binding protein, producing the protein METINQKAEMLENVLEVENLKVHFRTPEGIVRAVNGISFTLKKQETLALVGESGCGKSVTAQAIMGLLKSPPAIISGEIKFRSKPITETMLISSIRGKNITMVFQEPMSSFDPLYTIGYQIAEVVEKHLGIKKKDSKELIISMLRRVHIPDAERRYNEYPHQMSGGMLQRIMIALALITNPEILIADEPTTALDVTIQAQVLKLMNELKQEMKMSTIFITHDLGIVAEIADRVIVMYAGRVVERGSVYDIFESPLHPYTKGLLESKIKSAIRGRELPYIPGFVPSSTQIPEGCPFHPRCKYAMDICRKQEPGTFELGSHVVNCHLYAEENRA; encoded by the coding sequence ATGGAGACTATCAACCAAAAAGCGGAAATGCTGGAAAATGTGCTTGAAGTTGAAAACTTAAAAGTTCATTTTCGAACCCCTGAGGGTATTGTGAGAGCGGTCAATGGAATATCTTTCACGCTCAAAAAGCAAGAAACGCTGGCCCTAGTTGGAGAATCTGGTTGTGGGAAAAGCGTTACCGCTCAGGCGATAATGGGTTTACTAAAATCTCCGCCTGCGATAATTTCCGGAGAAATCAAATTTAGATCTAAACCAATCACCGAGACGATGTTAATCAGCAGTATACGGGGTAAAAATATAACAATGGTTTTCCAAGAACCTATGTCGTCTTTCGATCCTCTTTACACGATTGGATATCAAATCGCTGAAGTAGTCGAAAAACATCTTGGTATAAAGAAGAAGGACTCAAAAGAGCTTATTATTTCAATGCTGAGGAGGGTACATATCCCTGATGCAGAACGTCGTTACAATGAATATCCTCATCAAATGAGCGGAGGAATGCTTCAAAGAATAATGATAGCCTTGGCGCTTATAACAAACCCGGAGATCCTAATTGCAGACGAGCCAACCACAGCTTTAGATGTAACCATACAGGCGCAGGTACTAAAACTGATGAACGAATTGAAACAAGAGATGAAAATGTCCACGATATTTATTACGCACGACCTTGGAATTGTTGCGGAGATCGCAGACCGAGTGATTGTCATGTATGCTGGTAGGGTTGTGGAGCGAGGAAGCGTCTACGACATATTTGAATCTCCGTTACATCCTTACACAAAAGGGTTGCTTGAGTCAAAAATCAAATCTGCCATAAGAGGTAGGGAATTACCTTACATCCCCGGATTTGTTCCGTCTTCAACGCAGATACCCGAAGGTTGTCCATTCCACCCAAGATGCAAATATGCAATGGATATTTGCAGAAAACAAGAACCTGGTACTTTCGAGCTGGGTTCTCATGTTGTTAATTGTCATCTTTATGCTGAAGAAAACAGAGCTTAA
- a CDS encoding ABC transporter ATP-binding protein: protein MNFDSPQNKIIDLVNLKKYFPIRAGVFLQIKGWVKALENVSLSIQKDKVIGVVGESGCGKTTLAKLIVKIHEPTEGKILFFKDEKEYDVTRKLGDVSSAFRRDIQMIYQNPFDSLDPRMSIYEVIAEPLRAHRIFENRKEEQEYVKELMQKVGLNPDMLSRYPHEFSGGQRQRIAIARAIALKPRLIVCDEPTSALDVSVQNQIINLLASLRSEYHMSYLFISHNLDVVRYLSDRIYIMYLGNVVEEGNSDEVFSRPLHPYTISLMQAIPDWNPKARKFHKLTLEGEPPSPINPPSGCPFHPRCPYAQDVCKKEKPQLTGVEHKVACHFPQG from the coding sequence ATGAATTTTGATAGTCCTCAAAACAAAATAATTGATTTGGTGAATCTCAAGAAGTATTTCCCAATAAGAGCGGGCGTTTTTTTACAAATAAAGGGTTGGGTAAAAGCTCTTGAAAATGTTTCTCTGTCAATTCAAAAAGATAAAGTGATTGGAGTTGTGGGTGAATCAGGGTGTGGTAAGACAACTTTAGCAAAGCTGATCGTTAAAATCCATGAACCTACTGAGGGGAAGATTCTGTTCTTCAAAGACGAAAAAGAATATGATGTTACACGCAAACTTGGAGATGTGAGTTCCGCTTTCAGAAGAGACATTCAGATGATATACCAAAATCCGTTTGATTCACTTGATCCGAGAATGAGCATATATGAAGTCATCGCAGAACCACTGCGAGCACATCGCATTTTTGAAAACAGGAAAGAAGAGCAAGAGTACGTAAAAGAACTTATGCAAAAAGTAGGTTTAAACCCGGATATGTTGAGTCGATATCCTCACGAATTCTCAGGCGGTCAAAGACAGAGAATAGCCATCGCACGTGCTATTGCTTTAAAACCAAGACTTATAGTTTGCGATGAACCGACCTCCGCGCTGGATGTATCGGTTCAAAACCAGATAATCAATTTACTTGCCAGCCTGAGGTCCGAGTATCATATGAGCTACCTGTTCATCTCACATAACTTAGACGTTGTAAGATATTTGAGTGATCGGATTTACATTATGTACCTTGGGAATGTGGTTGAAGAGGGAAACTCAGACGAAGTATTTTCAAGACCTCTTCATCCCTACACCATCTCTTTGATGCAAGCTATTCCAGACTGGAATCCAAAAGCTCGGAAATTTCATAAATTGACACTCGAGGGAGAGCCACCAAGTCCAATAAATCCACCTTCCGGTTGTCCGTTCCATCCACGTTGTCCATACGCTCAAGACGTATGCAAAAAAGAAAAACCTCAACTAACAGGAGTCGAACACAAAGTGGCTTGTCATTTTCCACAAGGATAG
- a CDS encoding serine hydrolase domain-containing protein, with protein sequence MSKTNFWKRVDEIIYSGIDEKVFPGAVLLVGDLNGVIYEKAYGTLDEETPVELSTLYDLASITKVIATTTAVMKLLEEGRLTLSDSVGLFLDVPEEKEKVTIFELLTHTSGIQPYSDLWRILRGEQLKNEVIRIQPTCRGKMQYSCLNFITLMAIVEQITSQSFDTYVLSLLNLPNTLFRPREVERCAPTSVRDGKRLRGEPDDELAYYIGGVSGNAGLFSTARDIHTYVLRLLKGEYVTKNVLKLFTETLVQDPSDPNTKRHLGWMAPVKGGSSGDFGNERMFGHTGFTGTSLWITPEGLHVILLTNKCFYDRWDQRIQRIRMLVHNVIFANLL encoded by the coding sequence ATGAGTAAAACGAATTTTTGGAAGAGGGTTGACGAGATTATATACTCAGGTATTGACGAGAAAGTGTTTCCAGGTGCAGTTCTGTTAGTAGGAGATCTTAACGGTGTCATTTACGAAAAGGCTTACGGCACGTTAGATGAAGAAACTCCAGTGGAACTTTCAACCTTGTACGATTTGGCAAGCATTACAAAAGTCATAGCAACGACGACCGCTGTCATGAAACTTCTCGAAGAAGGTCGCCTTACATTAAGCGATAGTGTGGGACTTTTTCTCGATGTGCCTGAGGAAAAGGAAAAGGTCACGATATTTGAATTACTAACGCACACTTCAGGTATTCAGCCTTACAGTGACCTGTGGAGAATATTAAGAGGAGAGCAATTAAAGAATGAAGTGATACGCATACAGCCAACTTGTCGCGGTAAGATGCAGTACTCATGCTTGAACTTTATTACATTGATGGCCATCGTTGAACAGATAACCAGTCAAAGTTTTGATACCTATGTACTAAGTTTGCTCAACCTACCGAATACTTTGTTCAGACCTCGGGAAGTAGAGAGATGTGCCCCCACAAGTGTGAGAGACGGAAAAAGGTTAAGGGGCGAACCCGACGATGAGTTGGCTTATTACATAGGCGGTGTTAGTGGAAATGCTGGTTTATTTTCAACCGCAAGGGACATACACACATACGTTCTTCGACTCCTCAAAGGTGAGTATGTTACAAAAAACGTTTTAAAACTTTTCACTGAAACACTTGTCCAAGATCCATCCGATCCGAATACCAAAAGACACTTGGGATGGATGGCCCCAGTTAAAGGAGGAAGCTCAGGGGATTTTGGCAACGAGCGAATGTTTGGGCATACTGGCTTCACAGGTACCAGCCTCTGGATAACTCCAGAAGGTCTTCATGTAATCTTGTTAACAAACAAATGTTTTTACGATCGCTGGGACCAGCGTATACAAAGAATAAGGATGCTTGTACATAACGTTATCTTTGCAAATTTGTTGTGA